The stretch of DNA TTCATTATCCACTCGATACCGGTCGGGTTCCATCACCAGCTGCTGGAGCCGGGGATCAGCCACAACTCCAAGCTGCTCCAGGTCTTCATGACGCTGATGGTCGTCATCCCCTCATTGATGACCGCCTTTTCGGTGGCCGGGTCCTTTGAGCTGGCCGGGAGGGCCAAAGGTGCCAAGGGGCTGTTCGGCTGGGTGAAGGTGTTGCCGTGGAAGGACGTCCGCTTTTTCGCCCCGTTTGTCGGCATGCTCTTCTTCATTCCCGGGGGCGCCGGTGGAATCATCAACACCAGCCATCAGCTGAACACCGTCGTCCACAACACGCTGTGGGTGACCGGCCACTTCCATTTGACCGTGGGCACCGCTGCTGTTCTGACGTATTTCGGCGTTGCCTATTGGCTGGTGCCGTACTTGGCCGGCCGCACGTTGACGCCGGGCGTGAACCGGCTGGGGATTGTGCAAACCGTGCTGTGGGCGATCGGCATGTTGTGCATGTCGGGGGCGATGCATTTCGTCGGGCTGCTCGGCGAGCCGCGGCGCACGGCCTTTACCACCTACGGCGATCACCCCGTCGTGCAGAGCTGGGAACCGTTCCGCGCGCTGATGGCCATCGGCGGTGCCTTCCTGTTCGTCGCCGCGATGCTGATGGTGGCCCTCGTCCTCTACATGATGTTCGCCGCCCCGAAGGGCCAGACGGAGTTTCCGCTGGCCGAGACTTCGGAAGACGCTCAGCCGACGCCGGCGGTTTTCGAACGCTGGCCGTTGTGGGTGGGCGTGCTGGCTGTGTTGATCGTCATTGCCTACGGCAAACCGATTTTGGACCTCATCCAGCATGCGCCGCCCGGATCGCCGGGATACAAGCTGTGGTAAGCGGACGCGAACGCCGCTTGTCCGGTTCCCTAGACAGCGCCCGATCGACGGTCGGGCGCTGTCGTCTTCACTTTATTCGCCCTCTTGTGCCGAAATTGCTATACTCTTTGTAGAAAAGAAAGAGAAAGGAAGGGGATGGGGGATGGCAAAGCCGGAGCACAAGGTGATTTCCCTTCACCCTCAATCGGATGCGCGTTCCGCATCGCAAGAGCCGCCGGCGAAGGCGCCATCGCCGCATCGGGCGGGGGCATCGTCGCCGTCCACCGTACCGAAAGACGTTCGGCAGCGGTACCGGTTCAGCCTCAAGCGCAAGCTGGTGCTGGGCGTCGTGCTGTTTTCCGCCGTGACCTACGGAACGAGCGCGTTTTTCCTCTTCGTCCTGGACGACTTCTTCACCCGCTTCCTGGGCGCCGAAGGGTTTACCGTGCTCACCCTGTTTCTGGGCGTGGTGTGGATGGGCATTTTCGGCTATGCGGCCGCCGGACGCATCGTCCGCCCACTCAACGCCCTGGATGCCTCGGCGCGAACGGCGGCGACCGGCGATCTGCGCGTGACGGTGGACGTACCCGCGTCCCGTGACGAGGTGCAGACGCTGGCGGCGTCCTTTGCCCAGATGGTGGACAACCTGCGCCAGATGGTGGGCAATGTGGCGCGGTTTGCCTCCGAAACGGAGCAGCGCGTGGATGCGGTGGGGCGGAAGGTGCAGGACGTGGCCGAACAGGCCGACGTCATCAGCCGCAACGTGGAGGAGATCGCCCGCGGGGCGGAGCAGGTGGCCCAAGCGATTCAGCGCGCAGCGGAGGCGGTGGATGCGGTGGCGCGCATGGCGCAGGAGTCGGAGGAGAAGGCCAACGACGCGAAAGAGCAGGCCGAGGCCATGCGGCGCACGCTTGACGAAACGGGAAACGCGGTGCGCCAACTGGTGCAGGGGTTGCAGACGCTCGCCCTGGCCGGCAAGCAAGTGGCCGCGGAGATTGAACGCTTGCAAGAGCGGTCGCGGGCCATCGCCGGGATTACCGACATCGTCGGCGAGTTGGCGCGGCAAACCAATCTGCTGGCGCTGAACGCGTCGATCGAAGCGGCCCGTGCCGGGGAGCAGGGGCGGGGGTTTGCCGTTGTGGCCCACGAGGTGCGCAAGCTGGCCGAGCGGAGCGCCCAGGCGGTACAGGAGATCCACGCCAACATCCGCCAGGTGCAGGAGGCCATCGACCGGTTTGCGGAACAGATCGCCCAGACGTCGGTCCAAGCCGCGGAAGAAGCCAGCCGCGGGGAGTCGGCCGTCGTGGCCCTGCAGCGGATGGAGGAGACCGTGCGCAGCGTGGCGGCATCGGTGGAAGCCATCGCCGGTTTTGCCACGCAGCAGGCCCAGCGCGTCCAGGATGTTTACCGCGACGTGCAGGAGGTGGCGGCGGTGGCCGAGGAGACCTCAGCCGGGACGCAGGAAGTGGCGGCGACCATCCAGCACCAGACCGGCCTGATCCAAGAAGTGGCCGACGAGGCGGACGCCATGCGCAAGGAAGCGTATCGGCTGAAGGAAGAGGTCAAGCGCTTCCGGCTGTCGTAATGGGTGCGGCGCGATGCGGAACGCCGATTGGGGGAAGGGACGATGCGGCGAAACGTGATGGTGGATCTCGTCGTTGTCGGCGCCGTTACGGGGACGGCGCTCTTGTTCAATTGGAGGTTTTCCTGGGCCCGCCAGATGAAGGCGTTTGTCCAAACCCACCCGGGGTGGGCGACCGTCTTTTTTGTCGTGACCGGTTCGCTGCTCCTCTTCTTTTTTCTCCGCTGGATGACGTTTCAGCGCCTGGTGGCGACCAATCGAGCGGCTGAGGAGGCCCAGCGCTTGGCTTCCAGTGTGTTCCGCTACACGCAGGAAGGGATCATGATCACCGATGCAAGCGGGACGATCCTGTCCGTCAACCCCGCCTTCACGGCCATCACCGGCTATACGGAGGAAGACGTGCGGGGCCAGACGCCGCGCATTCTGAAGTCCGGCCGACACGACGCCGCGTTTTATCGTCAAATGTGGGAGACGATTCAAAAAACGGGACAATGGCGCGGGGAGATCTGGAACAAGCGCAAGAACGGCGAAATCTACCCGGAATGGTTGACGATCAGCGCCGTGAAGGACGATGAGGGGCGCATCACGCACTACATCGCCGTGTTTACGGACATCACCGAGCAGAAGCGCTACGAAGAGCAAATCAAGCACCAGGCCCTGCACGATCCGCTGACCGACCTGCCCAACCGCCGCCTGTTCAACGAACGCATGGCGGACGCTGTGCGGCAGGCCCGGGAAGCCGGATGGAAAGTGGCCGTGCTCTTCCTGGACCTCGACCGGTTCAAAAACATTAACGATACGCTGGGGCATGTCGTGGGGGACGAGCTGTTGCGCAGCGTGGCGAAGCGCTTGTTGGCGTGCGTGCCCCGGGAAGGGGTGCTAGCGCGCATTGGCGGCGACGAGTTTGCGGTGTTGCTTCCTTCGCTGATGACGCGGGCGGAAGCCGAGCACGTGGCCCAGCGCATCGTGAACCGGTTCACGCAGCCCATTGAATTGGAGGAACGATGCTTGTACATGTCGATCAGCGTGGGGATTGCCTTGTATCCGGACGATGGGGACGACTGCACGACAGTGGTCAAGCATGCGGACATGGCCATGTATTGTGCCAAGGACGAGGGTGGGAACCGGTACCGGTTTTTCACGCCGGGTATG from Calditerricola satsumensis encodes:
- a CDS encoding b(o/a)3-type cytochrome-c oxidase subunit 1; the encoded protein is MERAARPHPQDARLSLAYVFVAFLALFLGAVAGLLQVLQRTGVIELPAGIGYYQLLTAHGVLLALGLTTYFIIGFFFAGVAKTLGGQLTEPVRRLGWAGFWVMTVGTALVTYAIVMNRATVLYTFYAPLQASPEFYIGLALLVVGTWLSGAGIFLQYRHWKQVTGQKLSPLFAYMAVVTYLIWIIATLAVAAEVLFRLIPWSFGWVEKINVELSRTLFWFFGHPLVYFWLLAAYAAWYVVIPKIIGGKVFSDALARLAFALFIIHSIPVGFHHQLLEPGISHNSKLLQVFMTLMVVIPSLMTAFSVAGSFELAGRAKGAKGLFGWVKVLPWKDVRFFAPFVGMLFFIPGGAGGIINTSHQLNTVVHNTLWVTGHFHLTVGTAAVLTYFGVAYWLVPYLAGRTLTPGVNRLGIVQTVLWAIGMLCMSGAMHFVGLLGEPRRTAFTTYGDHPVVQSWEPFRALMAIGGAFLFVAAMLMVALVLYMMFAAPKGQTEFPLAETSEDAQPTPAVFERWPLWVGVLAVLIVIAYGKPILDLIQHAPPGSPGYKLW
- a CDS encoding methyl-accepting chemotaxis protein, whose amino-acid sequence is MAKPEHKVISLHPQSDARSASQEPPAKAPSPHRAGASSPSTVPKDVRQRYRFSLKRKLVLGVVLFSAVTYGTSAFFLFVLDDFFTRFLGAEGFTVLTLFLGVVWMGIFGYAAAGRIVRPLNALDASARTAATGDLRVTVDVPASRDEVQTLAASFAQMVDNLRQMVGNVARFASETEQRVDAVGRKVQDVAEQADVISRNVEEIARGAEQVAQAIQRAAEAVDAVARMAQESEEKANDAKEQAEAMRRTLDETGNAVRQLVQGLQTLALAGKQVAAEIERLQERSRAIAGITDIVGELARQTNLLALNASIEAARAGEQGRGFAVVAHEVRKLAERSAQAVQEIHANIRQVQEAIDRFAEQIAQTSVQAAEEASRGESAVVALQRMEETVRSVAASVEAIAGFATQQAQRVQDVYRDVQEVAAVAEETSAGTQEVAATIQHQTGLIQEVADEADAMRKEAYRLKEEVKRFRLS
- a CDS encoding putative bifunctional diguanylate cyclase/phosphodiesterase; amino-acid sequence: MRRNVMVDLVVVGAVTGTALLFNWRFSWARQMKAFVQTHPGWATVFFVVTGSLLLFFFLRWMTFQRLVATNRAAEEAQRLASSVFRYTQEGIMITDASGTILSVNPAFTAITGYTEEDVRGQTPRILKSGRHDAAFYRQMWETIQKTGQWRGEIWNKRKNGEIYPEWLTISAVKDDEGRITHYIAVFTDITEQKRYEEQIKHQALHDPLTDLPNRRLFNERMADAVRQAREAGWKVAVLFLDLDRFKNINDTLGHVVGDELLRSVAKRLLACVPREGVLARIGGDEFAVLLPSLMTRAEAEHVAQRIVNRFTQPIELEERCLYMSISVGIALYPDDGDDCTTVVKHADMAMYCAKDEGGNRYRFFTPGMEQRTAQRWKLENGLRQALELGELRLVYQPQVDVRTGLMTGVEALLRWHHPELGWISPASFIPLAEETGLIVPIGEWVLRTACAQAKAWQEAGLPPVRMAVNLSARQFQEGRLVETVRRVLAETGLEPRFLELEITEGIMMTNRDQAVEMLHRLKAIGVKIAIDDFGTGYSSLGYLKRFPIDTLKIDKSFIRDCMDVPEDAAIVRAIIALARNLNIRVVAEGVEHRRQLAFLFAEGCDVIQGYLYNPPVSPVELEGMLRQQGALAAEWEKMLPTAAVSASVSTHIKT